The sequence below is a genomic window from Myotis daubentonii chromosome 14, mMyoDau2.1, whole genome shotgun sequence.
AAGGTGTTTCCTCCGGAGGCCCCACGGCCCCCAACGCGGCGTCTGCGCCCCCTTCCGCCCGCGCCCCTCGGCGGCCCAGCTGCGCGGCCCGCGGTTCTAGGAAGACGTCGCTTCCGGGAAGGGCTGGGGCGCGGAGGACAAAAGATTAGGCGGCTCGCCCCGCCTCGCCCGCcggcccgccccccgcgccctccCGGCCCGCCCGCGCCGGCGCCGCCCAGTCCGCTCCTGCCGCCCGTGCGCCCCGGTTGCCCGCCGGAGAGCTCGCTCCGCGCTCGCGCGCCTCCCTCCAGCCGAGCCCCGCTCCgggctgccgccgccgctgccgggACATGGTCCTCTGCGTCCAGGGGTGAGTAGGCGCCGCGCTCCGCCCTCACCCGGCCTCCTCGCCCGCCCGGGACGCCGGAGAGAACCGGCCGCGTGCTAGCCGCCGGGGAGCGGGGCTTGGCGGGTTGGAGGTGACCGAGAGCGCGAGGACGGGGCGAGTGCCAACACGGGACGGTGACCACACCACCGCCACTGTTGGCGAGCCGGATCGGCTGGCGACGGGGCACACAGGTGTGCTTAGCCTGGGTTCCGGCTGGAGCAGGTACCCGCCCGTGGCAGCACATCCTCCCAGACGGGGCTCACCCGCCCGGACCCCCTGGGCCCAGAGCGCGCTCCTAGCCTGCCGCCCCGGGCCTGCTGCGGACTTGGGCCAGCCCGCCCCGCTCTGTCCGGCCGGCCGGCTCCTGCCCCGGGCTAGCAGTTAGGCTCTTGGGAAGCAGCCTGAGATCCGTGGCTCTCAAGCTGGCATCTGCCAACCAGCAGTTCTTGGGAGGAAGGGTTTGGCCTCGTCCTGTCTGGGGCTCCCCACAACTGCTTCACCCCTCCTCACAGCCCAGGCTAGGATCCTGCCTCCCTTCTCCAAGTTTCCCAAAGACTtgtgggggcggtgggggtgaTAAGACAGCCTTGGCCTGGGCGGAGCATTCCTGGCGCATTCCTCCGTTCCTTCCCAACCCCAGACCCCCAGCATCACCCTCAGCCAGGGGTCTGCCGCTCCCAGACTGACCGGCAGCTCAGAGAGCCATGGGGTGAGCCGGTAGCCCCGGGGTGCTGGTGTCAGAACTGGGTGGTGCCCGGTGGGGCCAGGCTGCCGTGCCCTTGCCTTTACCCAGAGTGGAGAGGGAGGTCCTGTTTCCAGGAGGAACCTGGAGGTGCCAGGAAGAATGTTCTTCTCCACTGCCCCTGCTTGtctccagcacccccccccccgaattcTGGGACTCCTGGACACCTCGCCgccccccaccctgccttcctCAGCTCCCCCCAGCTCTCTTTCACTTTGCTTCAGCTGACTCAGGGCCAGAGGTGGGAGCAAGActtgaagacacacacacacacacacacacacagccacagccaGCGGGCCTCCTGGGGAGGAGAAGGAATTCCCAACTGTAGGCTTGGGCTGCCCGCTTTTTGGAGGGTCCCCCCTCAGGGCTGTTTGTCCCATGGGCATGTGTCCCCAGGCGGGACTCCCGGGCCCAGTGGGCTCCACAGCGGGCACATGGATAGGCCGCCCACACCTGGAACACACCGGCCACCACCCCTGCCATGTCGATGCCACAGCCATGGACACACCCCTCCCCAGACACAGTCACTCGCCAGAAACTTGTGGGCCCAACACAGCCGTGCCCACACCCACATGCGCCTGCTACGTTGTCTAGACGCGGCCGCCCCCAGAGGCTCCAGCCTGGCTGGCTAACCGCCCACTGTGCTGGAAGATTCCTGGGCCTGAGCTGGGCGCGGAGGCCCAGTGGgcaggccaccagccagggccttggaACGCGGCCTCCGGCTCCCTGAGTGGGACCCCGGGTCCCCAGGGTGCAGCCAGAGGGGGGTGGAAAGTATCAGGCAGGCTGGGGTGTGGCAGGGCCGCGTGGCTCCCTCTGCTCGTGGGTGCTTGGGGGCCCTTGTTTGTTAGTTTCCGAAGGGTCACCTCTAACCTTCATTGTGGGACGTGTTCCTCTGCCGGCCGGCGGCTGGCTCCTGCCCCCTCGTCCTGCCACCCGGGCAGCATCTGGCACCGCTTCCCCTGCTGTCACCTCTGCCTGCAGGGCCTTCCCCTGCTCCTTCCTGTGGCCTGGCGGGCGGGGCTCAGGCGCAGGGAGATCCTGACTCCCCGAGACACCCTGGGCTTTATGACTCGGTTATAAGTTCTCCCCGAGGGTCGGGTCCGTAGTTTCGTTATCTCGGACCAGCTGGGGACCAGACCCAGTGCTGAGGCCTAAGGGTGCAGTTTGTGAGCACCCCTCACTCCCGGGAAGGCCGGGCATCATGCTGAGCAGGCTTCCCCTCCAGGGGAGCTACTGCTCAGATCGGGGCCGGCTCGGCGACCCGCTGGCCAGCCGAGGGTATGGTGTGGCCGGAGAATCGGTCTGGGATTGAGGGCCCTTCGTTGCGGGTGCGGGAACGGTTCTAGCGAAGAGCAAGGGTTGCGTAGAATCGCAGGGcctggtggggctggctgccaggGACCAGAAGGGGGCATGCCGACCCTCCCCTCTGCCAGGAGCTCATGTTGATGGGAGGCGGGACTTGCCAGAGCCTTGGAGACCACTGCCCCATGGACCCTCAGGCagaaggagcagggagcaggagagGACGATGCCCGTGTGGACCTAGGTCCCTCCCATGGCTCAGCCAGGAGGACAGCACTGTGAGGGGTCTTTGCACTGCATCCGGTCAGTGCGGTGGGGACACAGCTGGCCACTGGGAGTTAGAAATGCGCACAGGGAATGGCGTGTGGCTTTGATTGGGCCACACAGAGAGAGCGCGACGACTTCCGGTCCAACAAAAGCAGGAGAGCGGGGACGTCTTTCCAGAGAGCCCACGTGCAGGGGAAGCAATCGGGGGATCTTGTGATGATAGTGGGAGTGGGTACTAGACTCAttgagcccagggctgggcagagggacagcTAAGGGTCACAGTGAGATGGACCGGACAGGGTCATGTGCCCAGCCTGGGGCACGGGATCGTTGGAGGTGGGGATAGCCCAGGGCCTCCACTCACTGCCCGCCCCTCCCTTCTAGACCTTGTCCTTTGCTGGCTCTGGAGCAGATCGGGCAGCGGCCCCGGTGGGCCCAGCCTGAGCCAGTTATGCAGCCGTTGCCTGCCGGGCCCTTCCCGGAGGAGGTGGCAGAGGAGGCCCCTGCCCAGCCAGAGAGCGAGCCCAAGGTGCTAGACCCCGAGGAAGACCTGCTGTGCATAGCCAAGACCTTCTCCTACCTGCGGGAGTCGGGTGAGTCCGGAGTGGGCAGGCTTTTTCCTGGCTCAGCTGCAAGGGGCAGCTTAGCACTGACGGAAGCGGAATGGGagaggcagagccctgcccaggagAGTCTGGTGGGGGAGGTACAGCCCTCCTGAGGGAAGCATGAAAGGGGAGACAGAGTCCAGCCCTGGTTTGGTGCCCCCAGATCACTGTGACCAACCTCTCGGCCCCCTCTCCGCTTGCCTAGGCTGGTACTGGGGCTCCATCACGGCCAGCGAGGCCCGGCAACACCTGCAGAAGATGCCCGAGGGCACGTTCCTCGTCCGGGACAGCACCCACCCCAGCTACCTGTTCACACTGTCCGTCAAAACCACCCGCGGCCCCACCAACGTGCGCATTGAGTACGCCGACTCCAGCTTCCGCCTGGACTCCAACTGCCTGTCCAGGCCGCGCATCCTGGCCTTCCCGGACGTGGTCAGCCTCGTGCAGCACTACGTCGCCTCCTGTGCCACCGACACGCGAAGCGACAGCCCGGACCCGGCTCCCACCCCGGCCCCGCCGGTCCCCAAGGAAGCGGGGGACCCCGCGCTGCCCGCCCCCGCGGCCACGGCTGTGCACCTGAAGCTGGTGCAGCCCTTCGTGCACCGGGGCCGCGCACCCAGCCTGCAGCACCTGTGCCGCCTGGCCATCCACCGCCTGGTGGCCGACGTGGACTGCCTGCCGCTGCCCCGGCGCATGGCCGACTACCTCCGCCAGTACCCCTTCCAGCTCTGATCCGCCCGGCCGCCCTCGCCTCACCCCGACCTCCGGAGGGGACAGCGGCCCCGCTGGACTCAGGCCCTCGCTGTCCCTCCTCTGGTCATCCCGGTGCCCATGTGCTTCTGGCAGCTGGACCTGGGAGAGCCCgcaggagccaggctgggggGCGAGGAGCAGGGGGGAGTGTCACACAACTTGGAGGTCGCGCCCCAGCTCCCATGTGGCGCCTGGTGGCAAGCCACGTGTCGGAAGAGCGGGCCGGGTCCCCTCACCTGCTGCGCAGCCCCCTGAACTCCCCAGACTTTGCCTTAGACTTTGCAGGGCTCTCGGTTCGCCGGGTGGGGCGGGCCCTCCTTCCAGCCCGACTTTCTCAGGGAGGATGGCGGCCAGAGGAACGGAGGTGGACAGT
It includes:
- the CISH gene encoding cytokine-inducible SH2-containing protein isoform X1, which gives rise to MVLCVQGPCPLLALEQIGQRPRWAQPEPVMQPLPAGPFPEEVAEEAPAQPESEPKVLDPEEDLLCIAKTFSYLRESGWYWGSITASEARQHLQKMPEGTFLVRDSTHPSYLFTLSVKTTRGPTNVRIEYADSSFRLDSNCLSRPRILAFPDVVSLVQHYVASCATDTRSDSPDPAPTPAPPVPKEAGDPALPAPAATAVHLKLVQPFVHRGRAPSLQHLCRLAIHRLVADVDCLPLPRRMADYLRQYPFQL
- the CISH gene encoding cytokine-inducible SH2-containing protein isoform X2, whose protein sequence is MGMCPQAGLPGPVGSTAGTWIGRPHLEHTGHHPCHVDATAMDTPLPRHSHSPCPLLALEQIGQRPRWAQPEPVMQPLPAGPFPEEVAEEAPAQPESEPKVLDPEEDLLCIAKTFSYLRESGWYWGSITASEARQHLQKMPEGTFLVRDSTHPSYLFTLSVKTTRGPTNVRIEYADSSFRLDSNCLSRPRILAFPDVVSLVQHYVASCATDTRSDSPDPAPTPAPPVPKEAGDPALPAPAATAVHLKLVQPFVHRGRAPSLQHLCRLAIHRLVADVDCLPLPRRMADYLRQYPFQL